AACATGCTCACCGAGAACTACCTGTACCTGGCGGAGCGGGGCGGCGCCGAGATCCACCCGCTGACCACGGTGGCCCGGATCCGGGAGCAGGGCGGGGCCGATGGTCATGGTGGCTTTGCGGTGGACGTGCGCCGCACCGACTCCCGCTCGAAGACCGACCGGGTGAAGGCGGGCGCACGGACCATCACCGCCGCCCGGGTCGTGGTCGCGGCCGGCACCTACGGCACCCAGTCGCTGCTGCACCGGATGCGCGCCGCCGGGCACCTGCCCCGGATCTCGGCGCGGCTCGGCGAGCTGACCCGCACCAACTCCGAGGCCTTGGTGGGCGCGCAGACCACCGACCGGCGCTACGGCAGCAAGGCGGACTTCACCAAGGGCGTCGCGATCACCTCCTCGATCCACCCGGACGCCAACACCCACATCGAGCCGGTCCGCTACGGCAAGGGCTCCAACGCGATGGGCGCGCTGTCGATCGCGCAGGTCAAGGGCGACGGCCGGGGCCCGCGCTGGCTGCGCTACCTGGGCAACTCGGTGCTGCACCCGGTGACCTTCGCCCGCTCGATGAACCAGCGCGGCTGGTCCGAGAAGACGATCATCGGCCTGGTGATGCAGTCGCTGGACAACTCGATCACCGTCTCGCTGAAGAAGGGCCCGCTCGGCAAGGACCGGCTCACCTCCAGCCAGGGCCACGGCGCCCCCAACCCGACCTGGATCCCGGCCGCCGAGCAGGGCGCCCAGGCGCTGGCCGACGAGATCAACGGCTTCGCGGGCAGCACCGTCGGCGAGATCTTCGACATCCCGATGACCGCGCACTTCCTCGGCGGCTGCCCGATCGGCGACGCCCCCGAGACCGGCGTGGTCGACCCGTACCACCGGCTGTACGGGTACCCCGGGATCAGCGTGGTGGACGGCGCGGCCGTCTCCGCCAACCTCGGCGTCAACCCCTCGCTCACCATCACCGCCCAGGCCGAGCGCGCCATGTCGATGTGGCCGAACAAGGGCGAGGCCGACCCGCGCCCGGCCCAGGACCAGGCCTACCGGCGGGTCACCCCGGTGGCGCCGGTGCGGCCGGCCGTGCCGGAGGGCGCGTTCGGGGCGCTTCGGCTGCCACTGCTGCCCGTCCCGGAGGTCCCGAAGAAGCGCGGCTGAACCCCTCTCGGCGGGCCAATCCGCTTGCCGGGGTTCCCGGTTGACATCCGTTCGGATCCGATGGGATAAACGGGCTCCCTGGGGCAGCTCGGGGACTCGTCGAGCGGGGGGAAAGCGGTTCATGGCCGACTGCGCATCGTGCGGCGCGACTTCGGTGGAGGGAACGGACACCTGCGGTTCGTGCGGGCGGCCGGTCGCGCCGCCTCCACCGTCGGTCGCGGCTCCGGCACCGCCGGGTACGGTGCCGCCGCCGCCGGCGGGTGCGCCTGCTGCGCCGGGGTACGGGCCGTCTGCCGCGCCGCCCGTCGCGCCCGGGTACGGCCCGCCGCCGGGCGCCCCGCCCGTTCCGCCCGCGCTGGGCAGCTGGGGTGCCGGAAAGCCGTACGACCAGCAGCCGCCCGTCCAGCGCCTGCTCACCGGGCCGGACTG
The genomic region above belongs to Streptomyces sp. 1331.2 and contains:
- a CDS encoding GMC oxidoreductase, coding for MVESAGAAEFDYDVVVVGSGFGGAVAALRLTEKGYRVAVLEAGRRFDRDELPRNSWDLPNYLWAPQLGLYGIQRIHLLANVLILAGAGVGGGSLNYANTLYVPPKAFFEDRQWRHITDWQEELAPFYDQAQRMLGVRLNPTVTPSDVHLKAAAERMGVGDTFHMAPVGVFFGDGKDTDGTAKAAPGDEVADPYFGGAGPARKACVECGECMTGCRHGAKNMLTENYLYLAERGGAEIHPLTTVARIREQGGADGHGGFAVDVRRTDSRSKTDRVKAGARTITAARVVVAAGTYGTQSLLHRMRAAGHLPRISARLGELTRTNSEALVGAQTTDRRYGSKADFTKGVAITSSIHPDANTHIEPVRYGKGSNAMGALSIAQVKGDGRGPRWLRYLGNSVLHPVTFARSMNQRGWSEKTIIGLVMQSLDNSITVSLKKGPLGKDRLTSSQGHGAPNPTWIPAAEQGAQALADEINGFAGSTVGEIFDIPMTAHFLGGCPIGDAPETGVVDPYHRLYGYPGISVVDGAAVSANLGVNPSLTITAQAERAMSMWPNKGEADPRPAQDQAYRRVTPVAPVRPAVPEGAFGALRLPLLPVPEVPKKRG